The Gemmatimonadota bacterium genomic interval TGCTTGCCGAACGTGGGCCCATTCGTTCTCTCGAGACCCGAGTTTTCAAACAGCGTTCTCTGCCACAGCGGGAAGCCGTTCCCGACCTCCCGGCTCGCGTCCGAACGGGCCTTAGTCCCGGTTCCTCGCGAGGACGTAGAGAATAAGCCTACACTGCCCGCGTGTCAACGCCACGCGGGGCGTTGTGCGACTCGCCCCGTAGGGGGTGAAATCAGGCGCCAACCGTGCATATCGGGGGTCGGCTGAGGGTGAGCGACCGGGATCGAACCGGCGACCTCCAGGGCCACAACCTGGCGCTCTAACCGACTGAGCTACGCCCACCGTGGAAGCCCTCGAACCGTCGGGGCCGCGTGCCCCGAAAGGCAACGTGGCCCTAGCAATAAAAGTTATCGGATAAAGAACCGTCGGTAAAGCGCGGGGACTCATGCGCCCCACGGAACAGCCTTCACTTCCTTGTGGTGCTCCCACCGCCCGGAGGGACAAGAAACGGGGGGAGCGAGCGCGCCCGCCAGGACTCGAACCTGGGACCCTCGGCTTAGAAGGCCGATGCTCTATCCAGCTGAGCTACGGGCGCGAAATGGCCGCGTGCGGCCGAGGGGAAGCTAAAGGAGCCGAGGAAGCGGGGTCAACGCAGGAAGATTTTCACCCATGCGCACTTCCCCACTCGCGTCCCGCTCATGCGTCAGAAAGACAGGACGCGCGCCTGGATCACGTGGGGGAGTGAGGTGATGGTCTCCATGACCTTGGGGGGCACGTCCTGGTCCACCTCCACGAGGGCGAGCGCGTCACCCGACTCGTTCCGTCCCAAGTGGAACGAAGCGATGTTGATGCCGTTGTCCCCCAGAGCGGTCCCCAGTGCCCCGATGAACCCGGGCCGGTCCGAATTGCGGGTGAACAGCATCCGCGGGGCCAGGCGTGCCTCCATGGCGATCCCCTGGATCTCCACGAGGCGGGGTCCCCCGCCCTGGAAGAGCGTGCCGGCCACGGTTCGATCTCCCCGTTCGGTGCTCACGGTGAGTCGGATGAGCGTCTCGTATCCCTCCGCCCGGTCCCGCTCGACGGTCGTCACGTGGATGTTCCGTTCACGGGCGAGCACGGGGGCGTTCACCGCGTTGACGCTCGCCAGGAGCGGCGAGAGGAGTCCCTCGAGCGCGGCGGCGGTGACCGGCCGGTTGTTCAGTGTCGCCGCATGCCCGGAATAAGAGATCGTGACGCCCTGGAGCCCGGTCTCGGTGATCTGGCCGGCGAAGCTGCCGAGCTGGCGCGCGAGCGCGATGTAGGGCGCCAGAAGCGGGGCCTCCTCGGCGGTGACGGAGGGCATGTTTACGGCGTTCGCGACGGCGCCAGTGAGGAGAAAGTCGGCCATCTGTTGTGCGATCTGGACTGCAACCTTTTCCTGCGCCTCCCCCGTGCTCGCCCCGAGGTGCGGCGTCACGATCACATTGTCCAGCTCGAAAAGGGGATGATCCCCCGGGGGCTCCATTTCGAAGACATCCACCGCCGCCCCCGCGACGTGCCCCGAGACCACGGCCTCATGGAGTGCCGCTTCGTCGATCAAACCGCCACGCGCGCAGTTGATGATGCGGACGCCAGGTTTGGTGCGGGCGAGCGCCTCCCGGCTCAGGATGTTGCGCGTGCTATCGTTGAGCGGAGTATGAAGCGAGATCACGTCGGCCCTCGCCAGGAGCTCGTCGAGCTCGGCCCGCTCGACACCCAACTCCTGGGCGCGCTCGGGAGAAAGAAAGGGGTCGTAGGCCATGACCTTCATCCCGAGCCCCTGAGCCCGGGAAGCGACGATCGACCCGATGTTTCCGCATCCGATGAGGCCCAGTGTTTTCCCGGCGAGCTCCATCCCCATGAAGCGAGATTTTTCCCACTTCCCGCTACGGGTCGAGCGATCGGCCGCCGGGATCTGACGGGCCAATGCCATCATGAGGGCGATCGCATGTTCCGCCGTCGTGACGGAATTCCCGAAGGGGGTGTTCATGACGATCACGCCCCGTGCCGTCGCGGCGGGAACGTCGATGTTATCCACGCCGATCCCGGCGCGCCCGACGACCCGGAGGCGGTCGCCGGCGTCGAGGACTCTCTCCGTGACCTTCACGGCCGAGCGTACCGCCAACCCATCGTAGGCGCCGACGAGGGCCACCAACTCGTCTTCGGACAGGCCTGGGCGGTAGTCCGCCTCGACTCCCCGGTCGGTGAGTACCTGGACGGCCGCTGGACTCAGCTTGTCCGCGATGAGGACCTTAGCCACGGGCCGCCTCGGTGAAGGCCCAGTCCAGCCAAGGAGTGAGGGCGGTGAGGTCGGAGGCTT includes:
- the serA gene encoding phosphoglycerate dehydrogenase encodes the protein MAKVLIADKLSPAAVQVLTDRGVEADYRPGLSEDELVALVGAYDGLAVRSAVKVTERVLDAGDRLRVVGRAGIGVDNIDVPAATARGVIVMNTPFGNSVTTAEHAIALMMALARQIPAADRSTRSGKWEKSRFMGMELAGKTLGLIGCGNIGSIVASRAQGLGMKVMAYDPFLSPERAQELGVERAELDELLARADVISLHTPLNDSTRNILSREALARTKPGVRIINCARGGLIDEAALHEAVVSGHVAGAAVDVFEMEPPGDHPLFELDNVIVTPHLGASTGEAQEKVAVQIAQQMADFLLTGAVANAVNMPSVTAEEAPLLAPYIALARQLGSFAGQITETGLQGVTISYSGHAATLNNRPVTAAALEGLLSPLLASVNAVNAPVLARERNIHVTTVERDRAEGYETLIRLTVSTERGDRTVAGTLFQGGGPRLVEIQGIAMEARLAPRMLFTRNSDRPGFIGALGTALGDNGINIASFHLGRNESGDALALVEVDQDVPPKVMETITSLPHVIQARVLSF